One Chordicoccus furentiruminis DNA window includes the following coding sequences:
- a CDS encoding V-type ATP synthase subunit E, protein MAGIDTITNEILQNAKSKADELIAQARQAADSEAEKARAEAAAASEKAAERAAREVKAYGDRIQSQIGMRKREAVLAARQSVIGGMIDAALRKLEEQDTDAYFAMLLDIAVRHIHPEDGTVILGKKDLDRMPADFAGKMAALAKTKGGTLTVSDRPGGIGAGLILKYGGIEENCTLKALFADASDELQDTVNRVLW, encoded by the coding sequence ATGGCAGGAATCGATACGATAACAAATGAAATCCTGCAGAATGCGAAGAGCAAGGCGGACGAGCTGATTGCGCAGGCGCGTCAGGCTGCCGACAGTGAAGCGGAGAAGGCGCGGGCCGAGGCGGCCGCGGCGTCTGAGAAGGCCGCGGAGCGCGCCGCCCGGGAGGTGAAGGCCTACGGGGATCGGATTCAGTCCCAGATCGGCATGAGAAAGCGGGAGGCGGTGCTCGCCGCCCGCCAGTCGGTGATCGGCGGGATGATCGACGCCGCTCTTCGGAAGCTGGAGGAGCAGGATACGGACGCTTACTTTGCGATGCTGCTTGATATTGCCGTGCGGCATATCCATCCGGAGGACGGGACGGTGATCCTCGGAAAGAAGGATCTCGACCGTATGCCCGCTGACTTTGCGGGAAAGATGGCGGCGCTGGCGAAGACGAAGGGCGGAACGCTGACGGTCTCGGACAGACCCGGCGGGATCGGAGCCGGGCTCATTCTGAAGTACGGCGGCATCGAGGAGAACTGTACGCTGAAAGCGCTGTTCGCGGACGCGTCCGACGAGCTGCAGGATACGGTGAACAGGGTACTCTGGTAA
- a CDS encoding V-type ATPase subunit, whose protein sequence is MSDVKYVYAVARIRVKEKSLLTDMDISQMVGMKDDTAVTAYLADRGWGDQDSADGDAMLRAEERKTVQLMRELKVDESVFHLLAYPNIFHNLKAGIKEICTSESHPEAFYEDETYGREQMLRILRDKDYKALPESMREAAERAAEVMLKTRDGQKCDVIVDRACLDAMERDGWASKHALLREYEESTVAVADIRIAARGQRTGKNAAFFREALAPCRSLDVKQLAKAASEGSEPLMNYLEAHGFAEAAAALKESPSAFERWCDNRLIETIRPQKRNSVSLGPVIAYYLARLNEIKTVRIILTAKANGFTEEETRERVREMYV, encoded by the coding sequence ATGAGCGATGTGAAGTATGTATATGCTGTGGCACGGATCCGTGTGAAAGAGAAGTCGCTCCTCACCGATATGGATATCTCGCAGATGGTCGGCATGAAGGATGACACCGCCGTGACGGCGTATCTCGCCGACCGCGGGTGGGGAGACCAGGATTCGGCGGACGGGGATGCGATGCTCCGGGCCGAGGAGCGGAAGACGGTGCAGCTGATGCGGGAGCTGAAGGTGGACGAGTCGGTGTTCCACCTGCTGGCCTACCCGAATATCTTTCACAATCTGAAGGCCGGCATCAAGGAAATCTGTACGTCCGAGAGCCATCCGGAGGCATTTTACGAGGATGAGACCTACGGACGGGAGCAGATGCTTCGCATCCTTCGGGACAAGGATTACAAGGCTCTGCCGGAATCGATGCGCGAGGCGGCGGAGCGGGCTGCAGAGGTAATGCTGAAGACCCGCGACGGGCAGAAATGCGATGTGATCGTCGACCGCGCCTGCCTCGACGCGATGGAGCGGGACGGATGGGCGTCGAAGCATGCCCTTCTTCGGGAATATGAGGAGTCCACGGTGGCGGTGGCGGATATCCGGATCGCGGCCCGCGGGCAGCGGACGGGCAAGAACGCGGCCTTCTTCCGTGAGGCGCTGGCGCCCTGCCGTTCGCTTGACGTGAAGCAGCTGGCGAAGGCGGCCTCGGAAGGAAGCGAGCCGCTGATGAACTATCTGGAGGCGCACGGTTTCGCGGAAGCGGCCGCGGCGCTGAAGGAATCGCCCAGCGCCTTCGAGCGCTGGTGCGACAACCGGCTGATCGAGACGATCCGTCCGCAGAAGAGAAATTCCGTCTCCCTCGGTCCCGTGATCGCCTACTATCTGGCGCGTCTCAACGAGATCAAGACGGTCCGCATCATTCTGAC
- a CDS encoding V-type ATP synthase subunit K, whose product MSLGMVLALIGAALATALAGAGSAWGVGIAGQAAAGVVAEDPDQFAKVLILQLLPGTQGIYGLLVTFITLSQIGILGGKPITDTYTGAMYLLGCLPIAIVGLISAYHQGRTSVASIGVVAKRPDQFGKAMLFPAMVETYAILSLLVSILVVTNIHA is encoded by the coding sequence ATGAGTTTAGGAATGGTTCTTGCGCTGATTGGTGCAGCACTGGCAACAGCTCTGGCAGGCGCCGGCTCGGCCTGGGGCGTCGGCATCGCAGGTCAGGCGGCGGCGGGCGTCGTCGCTGAGGATCCGGATCAGTTCGCGAAGGTGCTGATTCTGCAGCTGCTTCCCGGCACGCAGGGTATCTACGGTCTGCTGGTGACCTTCATCACGCTTTCCCAGATCGGTATCCTCGGCGGCAAGCCGATCACGGATACCTATACGGGCGCGATGTATCTGCTCGGATGCCTTCCGATCGCGATCGTGGGTCTGATCTCCGCCTATCATCAGGGCAGAACCTCCGTGGCGTCCATCGGTGTGGTGGCGAAGCGTCCGGATCAGTTCGGCAAGGCGATGCTGTTCCCGGCCATGGTCGAGACCTACGCGATTCTTTCCCTGCTGGTTTCCATTCTGGTCGTCACGAATATTCACGCGTAA